Proteins from one Desulfotomaculum sp. genomic window:
- a CDS encoding ribonuclease HI, with the protein MGQLPEVEIYTDGACSGNPGSGGYGIVLKYKDNIKEISGGYRQTTNNRMELIAVIIGLEALNKPCEVKIYSDSRYIIDAVNKGWIKKWKKNGWQRTRDQPAKNVDLWIRILNLAEKHKITWVWVKGHDENLYNNRCDELAREAIKKQPLQEDQGYTSGTRQI; encoded by the coding sequence ATGGGACAACTTCCTGAAGTAGAAATCTACACGGACGGCGCTTGCAGCGGCAACCCGGGAAGCGGTGGTTACGGTATAGTTTTAAAATATAAGGATAACATTAAAGAAATTTCAGGCGGATACCGTCAAACGACAAACAACAGAATGGAATTAATCGCCGTAATTATAGGTTTGGAAGCTTTAAATAAACCCTGCGAGGTTAAAATATACAGCGACAGCAGGTATATAATCGACGCTGTAAACAAAGGTTGGATAAAAAAATGGAAAAAAAACGGATGGCAGCGCACCCGTGATCAACCGGCGAAGAACGTTGATTTATGGATAAGAATTTTAAACCTTGCCGAAAAGCACAAAATTACCTGGGTCTGGGTAAAAGGTCACGATGAAAACTTATATAATAACCGCTGCGACGAACTTGCCCGGGAGGCAATCAAGAAACAACCTTTGCAAGAAGATCAGGGCTACACTTCGGGAACGCGTCAGATATAG
- a CDS encoding energy-coupling factor transporter transmembrane protein EcfT has translation MDKKGPDTFKSYYFKNLHPAAALVYFMSLFLVALLFSHPLYLTAVFMVTVLAIVSARVLKFWKAYLKFSLYMALLIVLVNPLVSRAGSTVLWSGPQIPFLGGIIISLEAVFYGLAMGLRLLVVLSVFCLCNNAVRPDQVLRLFSRFAYKPALIISLGTRLIPRMKKEFENIQDLQKTRGFDYASLNFTGRFTLYCQSVNTLIYTSLEGAWQIAEAMHSRAFGSGPRSKYERKKLRPGDLICLAGSCAALAVSFAGKAMGAGSYAYYPKMDYLFDGLSFLLLILSGLLIPVITSWGWNNCRYLRSRI, from the coding sequence ATGGATAAAAAAGGGCCGGATACTTTTAAAAGCTATTACTTTAAAAATCTGCATCCTGCCGCTGCTCTGGTTTATTTTATGTCTTTATTTCTGGTTGCCCTGTTATTTTCACATCCTCTTTACCTGACAGCAGTTTTTATGGTAACAGTCCTGGCGATTGTATCAGCCCGGGTGTTAAAGTTTTGGAAAGCCTATTTAAAATTCAGCCTGTATATGGCCCTGCTGATTGTACTGGTAAACCCGTTGGTCTCACGCGCCGGAAGCACTGTCTTATGGTCTGGCCCACAAATTCCTTTCCTGGGCGGCATTATAATTTCTCTGGAAGCAGTTTTCTATGGTCTGGCGATGGGACTACGCCTTCTTGTCGTTTTAAGTGTTTTTTGTCTTTGTAACAATGCGGTGCGCCCCGATCAGGTTCTGCGCCTCTTTTCAAGATTCGCTTATAAACCTGCTCTGATAATTTCCTTAGGAACCCGGTTAATACCACGTATGAAAAAAGAGTTTGAAAACATTCAGGATCTGCAAAAAACCAGGGGTTTTGATTACGCCTCTCTTAACTTTACGGGAAGGTTTACATTATACTGCCAATCTGTAAACACTTTAATATATACATCTCTGGAAGGCGCCTGGCAAATTGCCGAAGCAATGCACAGCAGGGCTTTTGGGAGCGGGCCGCGTTCTAAGTATGAGCGTAAGAAGCTGCGGCCGGGTGATTTGATCTGCCTGGCCGGCAGTTGCGCAGCACTGGCTGTTTCGTTTGCAGGCAAAGCGATGGGAGCGGGCAGCTACGCTTATTATCCAAAGATGGATTATCTCTTTGATGGATTGAGTTTTTTACTTCTAATTTTATCTGGTTTGCTTATTCCTGTTATTACCAGCTGGGGGTGGAATAACTGCCGCTATTTGAGATCCAGGATCTGA
- a CDS encoding spore maturation protein: protein MYEVIAEISRWAIPFAIFSILLIASIKGLQVFELFVEGASEGFTTAIKTIPYLVAMLVAINIFRASGAMAIIVKLISPFLNYLSFPAEVLTHALMRPLSGSAALGIATNIISTHGPDSFIGQLVSTMQGSTDTTFYVLALYFGSVGVTKYRYAIVAGLAADFTTLVASVYIVNKIFGI from the coding sequence ATGTATGAGGTTATAGCAGAAATTTCTCGTTGGGCAATACCGTTCGCTATTTTTTCCATACTGCTCATTGCATCTATTAAAGGATTGCAGGTATTTGAGTTATTTGTCGAGGGCGCAAGTGAGGGATTCACCACTGCAATTAAAACTATTCCTTATCTGGTAGCCATGCTTGTGGCTATAAATATTTTCAGGGCTTCAGGAGCGATGGCTATTATTGTAAAGTTAATATCTCCGTTCTTAAATTATCTTAGTTTTCCTGCTGAAGTTTTAACACATGCCCTGATGAGACCCCTTTCCGGAAGCGCAGCTCTCGGTATCGCTACAAATATTATCTCGACTCATGGACCGGATAGTTTTATTGGTCAGCTGGTTTCAACAATGCAAGGCAGTACTGATACGACCTTCTATGTGCTTGCCCTGTATTTTGGATCAGTTGGAGTCACAAAATACCGCTATGCCATAGTTGCCGGCCTGGCCGCAGATTTTACAACGCTGGTTGCGTCTGTTTATATTGTTAATAAAATATTTGGCATTTAA
- the aroH gene encoding chorismate mutase: MSATVRGIRGATTVEINAREEILQATFELLKVIAKENNIVSEDIASIIFTVTNDLDAAFPAEAARELMGWSYVPLLCMNEMNAPGKLRMCIRVLLHVNTELPQQEIRHVYLRKASQLRPDLSLR, translated from the coding sequence TTGTCTGCAACTGTCCGTGGTATCAGGGGAGCAACAACAGTTGAAATAAATGCCCGTGAGGAAATTCTGCAAGCAACTTTTGAGCTGCTTAAAGTAATAGCTAAAGAAAATAATATTGTAAGTGAGGATATTGCCAGCATTATTTTTACCGTAACAAACGATCTTGATGCCGCATTTCCCGCAGAGGCCGCCCGTGAATTAATGGGTTGGAGTTATGTACCCCTGCTCTGCATGAATGAGATGAATGCGCCAGGAAAACTTAGAATGTGCATCAGGGTATTACTGCACGTAAACACAGAACTGCCGCAGCAGGAAATAAGACATGTATATTTAAGAAAGGCATCCCAATTACGCCCCGATTTATCCCTCCGCTAA
- the purL gene encoding phosphoribosylformylglycinamidine synthase subunit PurL translates to MIQEVRVTNSPDAGDPVGNGLLYDINAFLGINSIAGIRTAKIYRFENIDEKQADLLAQKLLAEEVFQLYSLNAPVLQGAQRVVEVAYKPGVMNPEAASLLKAASDLGVYADAAGSSREYAFYGEEIKESDIRAVIDHLLVNTTVERVVEKAPLSLIIRGNPTSSETIPVAQMDDRQLMDLSSEKLFLNLEEMRLIQSYFKKAGRNPTDCEIETIAQTWSEHCSHKTFKAKLIVNGEEKTPLLKRLQQATSETRHPLVLSAFADNSGVMDFYDGWAICGKVETHNSPSAIEPYGGAMTGSGGVFRDVLGTGQGAKVIASTDIFCFAHPDTPGEEIPPGCLHPHYLLRRVVAGVKDYGNRMGIPTNNGSVHFHRDFRAKPTIIVGAYGILPRERCAKGQPQVGDLVLAIGGRTGRDGIHGATFSSGEMTERTTEVNSSAVQIGHPIEEKRVSDAIIKASLAGLIRAVTDCGAGGFSSAIGEMGSQTGVEVALEKAPLKYPGLKPWEIWVSESQERMVLAVAPENLESVLEICNLLNVEVSVLGQFKDSKKLVVTYHGETICDLQMSFLHDGLPQRVMKASFKKKECADNKSIPLPNDLPLVYQRVMGHPNVCSKEPIVRMYDHGVQGSCCLPPFAGISGDCPNDSVVLKPLLGYPYGMVISHGLNPVLNTIDPYHGSLWAAAEAVSNAVAAGANPEEMVLIDNFIWPFPDEESLGDLDRAVDACVDFVQATGMPFISGKDSLSSTYRGSDGTLLKIPPVLCVSVFGRIADVQKTVSADFKRTGSSIILVGKRELEQMGGSAYYDLEGLEGPLPAIDLNTLGLTFKKLHQAIIKGQILACHDISEGGVAAALAEMCFGGGIGATITIENKTRPDYFLFNETAGCFLVEMDSETDYNAVFSGVPHIKIGDTTSKREISFFAGGSELFRVDLGLLIEPWKGLMQKVFNA, encoded by the coding sequence ATGATTCAAGAAGTAAGAGTGACAAACAGTCCTGACGCCGGCGACCCTGTGGGAAACGGTCTGCTTTACGATATCAACGCTTTTTTGGGTATAAATAGCATAGCAGGCATACGTACTGCAAAAATCTACAGATTTGAGAACATTGACGAAAAGCAGGCTGATCTTTTGGCGCAAAAGCTTTTAGCGGAAGAAGTATTTCAGCTGTATAGTTTAAATGCTCCGGTCCTGCAAGGGGCTCAGAGAGTTGTCGAAGTGGCCTATAAACCCGGCGTGATGAACCCTGAGGCAGCCTCTCTTTTAAAAGCAGCCTCAGATTTGGGAGTTTATGCCGACGCCGCCGGCTCAAGCAGGGAATATGCCTTTTATGGCGAAGAAATCAAAGAAAGTGATATCCGGGCCGTAATCGATCATCTCTTAGTAAATACGACTGTCGAAAGGGTTGTCGAAAAGGCGCCCTTATCACTAATAATCCGCGGCAATCCCACCAGTTCCGAGACTATTCCAGTTGCTCAGATGGACGATAGGCAGTTAATGGATCTTAGCAGCGAAAAGCTCTTTCTGAATCTTGAAGAGATGCGGTTAATCCAAAGCTATTTTAAAAAAGCCGGCCGCAATCCGACAGACTGCGAAATTGAGACTATCGCCCAGACATGGTCCGAGCACTGCAGTCATAAGACCTTCAAAGCAAAGCTGATCGTCAACGGGGAGGAAAAGACTCCCCTTTTAAAACGTCTTCAGCAAGCAACCAGCGAAACGCGTCATCCGCTCGTTCTCTCAGCATTTGCCGACAATTCGGGAGTAATGGATTTTTACGATGGATGGGCGATTTGCGGAAAAGTGGAAACGCACAATTCACCCTCTGCAATTGAACCGTATGGCGGGGCAATGACCGGAAGCGGAGGAGTCTTTCGGGACGTTCTTGGGACCGGGCAGGGCGCAAAAGTAATTGCTTCCACAGATATATTTTGTTTTGCTCACCCCGATACCCCGGGAGAAGAGATACCGCCAGGCTGTCTGCACCCGCACTACCTGCTGCGCCGGGTTGTAGCAGGAGTAAAAGATTATGGAAACCGCATGGGCATACCGACTAATAACGGATCAGTCCATTTTCACCGGGATTTTCGCGCCAAGCCGACCATAATAGTGGGGGCATACGGCATTTTACCGCGGGAAAGATGCGCAAAAGGGCAGCCGCAAGTTGGCGATCTCGTTTTGGCTATAGGAGGCCGCACAGGACGGGACGGCATTCACGGGGCAACTTTTTCAAGCGGAGAAATGACTGAAAGGACTACGGAAGTCAATTCCAGCGCAGTCCAGATCGGTCACCCGATAGAAGAAAAAAGGGTCAGCGACGCAATAATAAAGGCAAGCCTAGCCGGGTTAATCAGGGCTGTGACAGACTGCGGGGCCGGGGGGTTCAGTTCCGCGATAGGGGAAATGGGTTCGCAAACAGGTGTGGAGGTTGCTCTGGAAAAAGCCCCTTTAAAATACCCGGGACTCAAACCATGGGAAATATGGGTGTCGGAGAGTCAGGAAAGGATGGTCCTGGCGGTCGCTCCTGAGAATCTGGAAAGTGTTTTAGAAATCTGCAATTTGTTAAACGTTGAAGTTTCTGTACTGGGGCAGTTTAAAGACAGCAAAAAATTGGTTGTTACCTACCATGGAGAAACGATTTGTGATTTACAGATGAGCTTTCTCCATGACGGCCTGCCTCAAAGAGTAATGAAGGCTTCTTTTAAGAAAAAAGAATGTGCTGACAATAAGAGTATTCCCCTTCCCAATGATTTGCCTTTAGTATATCAACGGGTCATGGGTCATCCCAATGTTTGTTCAAAAGAGCCTATTGTACGCATGTATGACCATGGGGTTCAGGGCTCCTGCTGTTTGCCGCCCTTTGCCGGGATCTCCGGGGACTGTCCCAATGATTCAGTAGTCTTAAAACCGCTGCTTGGTTATCCCTATGGTATGGTAATCAGCCATGGCCTGAATCCTGTTTTAAATACAATAGATCCATATCACGGGAGTCTATGGGCGGCTGCGGAAGCGGTCTCTAATGCGGTCGCTGCCGGCGCCAATCCGGAAGAGATGGTTTTAATCGATAATTTTATCTGGCCGTTCCCTGATGAAGAATCACTGGGGGACTTGGACAGAGCGGTTGACGCGTGTGTAGATTTCGTACAGGCAACCGGGATGCCTTTTATCTCAGGCAAAGACAGTTTATCAAGCACTTATCGCGGCAGTGACGGGACACTGCTGAAAATACCTCCTGTCCTTTGCGTTTCAGTTTTTGGCAGGATAGCTGATGTACAAAAAACTGTCTCCGCTGATTTTAAGCGGACAGGCAGTTCAATCATACTTGTAGGAAAACGGGAACTGGAACAAATGGGGGGTTCGGCTTATTACGACCTTGAAGGATTGGAGGGTCCCCTTCCGGCTATTGATCTGAATACACTGGGTCTCACCTTTAAAAAACTTCATCAGGCAATAATAAAAGGACAAATTCTTGCCTGCCACGATATAAGCGAGGGCGGGGTTGCAGCTGCGCTTGCCGAAATGTGTTTTGGCGGCGGCATAGGCGCAACGATAACCATAGAAAATAAGACGAGGCCTGACTACTTTCTCTTCAATGAAACTGCAGGCTGCTTTCTTGTAGAGATGGATTCAGAAACAGATTACAACGCAGTATTTTCTGGTGTGCCGCATATAAAAATCGGCGATACAACAAGCAAGCGCGAAATCAGCTTTTTTGCCGGCGGCAGTGAACTGTTCAGGGTAGATCTCGGTCTTTTAATTGAACCATGGAAAGGTCTGATGCAAAAGGTATTCAATGCTTAA
- a CDS encoding ABC transporter, which yields MPLFEIQDLTYYYPDKKDPALKKINLKIEEGEFILVTGGSGSGKSSLARSLAGLIPDFYGGKIGGKILYKGLDLRAMDRRKLARNIGIIFQDPEKQLVMNSVEAEIVFGLENIGLGYSEMVRRVAEVVGFLNLSEIKDKFTGTISGGQKQKVVIASVLAMRPEVLVLDEPASQLDPANADEILTLVRSLNEEGITVILVEQRLERCFSYADRVVVLDRGELLKSGTPKEIACWGLDGKMNNIPPVAKFFVICGAPIIPLDIKEGRTFLKKYLPEQTSSFVHQANNEPLKQTHKQDEVLELKDLWFSYPDGKTGLQDISLTVRKGEIIAILGENAAGKTTLLKIIAGLIKPGRGFVKVSGNNPNKYKAQDIAGMIGYMPQNTDEYFFYETVEQEIGLSNNNPGAADDKLAKLTVDELGVKELFQYNPRELSSGERVRVALASVLAGRPGLLLLDEPTRGIDYNFKNDLGKVLLRYSENGTAIVIVTNDIEFAAEYAQRIILMFDGRIAGDGAKHEILGESIFFSTQMSRLFRGYKKNILTVREALEQIKKLCE from the coding sequence CTGCCGCTATTTGAGATCCAGGATCTGACTTATTATTATCCCGATAAAAAAGACCCTGCCTTGAAAAAGATTAATCTTAAAATTGAAGAAGGAGAGTTTATTCTTGTTACGGGCGGATCCGGTTCCGGAAAGTCTTCTTTGGCCCGCTCGCTGGCAGGGCTTATTCCGGATTTCTACGGGGGAAAAATAGGCGGAAAAATCCTTTATAAGGGTTTAGACCTCCGTGCCATGGACAGACGCAAGCTTGCCAGAAACATCGGGATTATTTTTCAGGATCCCGAAAAACAACTGGTCATGAACAGTGTCGAGGCCGAAATTGTTTTTGGTCTCGAGAATATTGGGCTCGGATATAGTGAAATGGTCCGCAGGGTGGCTGAAGTAGTAGGTTTTCTTAATCTGTCGGAGATCAAAGACAAATTTACCGGAACAATTTCGGGAGGACAGAAGCAGAAGGTGGTTATTGCTTCTGTCCTTGCAATGCGACCGGAGGTGCTCGTTTTAGACGAGCCGGCCTCACAGCTGGATCCGGCAAACGCGGATGAGATTTTAACACTTGTCAGAAGTTTAAATGAAGAAGGAATAACTGTTATTCTCGTTGAACAGAGGCTGGAAAGATGTTTTAGTTATGCTGATCGCGTGGTTGTCCTTGATCGGGGAGAACTTCTGAAAAGTGGGACTCCGAAAGAAATTGCCTGCTGGGGATTGGATGGCAAGATGAATAATATCCCTCCGGTAGCCAAGTTTTTTGTAATCTGCGGGGCTCCCATAATACCCCTGGACATAAAAGAAGGGAGGACTTTTCTGAAAAAATACCTGCCGGAGCAGACATCTTCCTTTGTCCACCAGGCAAATAATGAACCGTTAAAACAAACGCACAAACAGGATGAAGTTCTTGAACTGAAAGATCTCTGGTTCAGTTACCCTGATGGAAAAACGGGGCTGCAGGATATAAGTCTTACAGTAAGAAAAGGGGAGATTATTGCCATACTTGGTGAGAATGCCGCCGGTAAGACAACTTTGCTGAAAATAATAGCTGGTTTAATAAAGCCGGGAAGGGGTTTTGTCAAAGTCTCAGGCAATAATCCAAACAAATATAAAGCTCAAGACATCGCTGGGATGATTGGATATATGCCGCAAAATACCGATGAATACTTTTTTTATGAAACGGTTGAGCAGGAAATCGGTCTTTCAAATAACAACCCCGGTGCTGCAGATGACAAACTGGCTAAGCTTACTGTTGACGAGTTGGGGGTCAAAGAATTATTCCAGTATAACCCGAGGGAATTAAGCTCAGGAGAGCGGGTAAGAGTAGCACTCGCTTCTGTTTTAGCCGGCCGTCCCGGCCTGTTGTTGTTGGATGAGCCGACCAGGGGCATTGATTACAATTTTAAAAACGATCTCGGCAAGGTGCTTTTAAGATATTCTGAAAACGGCACGGCAATAGTAATCGTTACCAATGATATTGAGTTTGCTGCGGAATACGCCCAAAGGATTATCCTGATGTTTGACGGCAGAATTGCAGGGGATGGCGCAAAACATGAAATACTGGGCGAGTCGATTTTCTTTTCAACCCAGATGAGCAGGTTATTCAGGGGATACAAAAAGAATATTTTAACTGTCCGGGAAGCGCTGGAACAAATAAAAAAATTATGCGAATAA
- a CDS encoding pseudouridine synthase: protein MMERLHKYMARTGIASRRRCEQLIASGLVKVNGETVTRPGILVDPSEAKVEINGKTIKETEAKIYLALYKPRNYVTTLHDPQGRRKVTDLIKDIPHRLFPVGRLDYDSEGLLLLTNDGQLTYLITHPSHRIPKTYLAWVEGNPSSEELSMMTEGILLSDGWTSPAKVSLQRNTKYGSLLKITIYEGRKRQIRRMCDQIGHSVKRLKRISIGQLKINGLKPGQHRFLTLEEIEQLKKSAGILS, encoded by the coding sequence CTGATGGAACGTTTGCATAAATATATGGCCAGGACAGGAATAGCTTCACGCAGGCGCTGCGAGCAGCTTATCGCTTCCGGCTTGGTAAAGGTGAACGGAGAAACAGTAACACGCCCCGGTATTCTTGTTGATCCCTCCGAAGCAAAGGTTGAAATAAACGGAAAGACTATAAAAGAAACAGAAGCAAAGATTTATCTTGCATTATACAAGCCAAGGAATTATGTTACTACCCTCCATGACCCACAAGGCAGGCGCAAAGTAACCGACCTGATTAAAGACATTCCCCACCGTTTATTTCCGGTTGGACGGCTTGATTACGACAGCGAAGGATTGCTTCTTTTAACTAACGACGGACAGCTAACCTATTTGATTACACATCCCAGTCACCGGATACCCAAAACATATCTTGCCTGGGTTGAAGGAAATCCTTCAAGTGAAGAACTTTCAATGATGACTGAAGGCATACTGCTTTCTGACGGCTGGACATCTCCCGCCAAGGTCAGCCTGCAGAGAAATACAAAATACGGATCATTGCTTAAGATTACAATATATGAGGGCCGCAAAAGACAGATCAGGAGAATGTGCGATCAAATCGGGCATTCTGTAAAACGTCTTAAGCGTATCAGCATCGGCCAACTTAAAATTAATGGATTAAAACCTGGTCAACACCGTTTTCTTACATTAGAAGAAATTGAGCAATTAAAAAAATCAGCAGGTATTTTGTCTTAG
- a CDS encoding ECF transporter S component, with protein MRITTRAISLTISVMVIIGAILILSRQDWGLLSLEIIVIALCFFYWVCEKNSFSAKYLSVLAALSSIAAVSRIPFAIIPGVQPATFLVISTGLIFGPQAGFLVGSTAAVLSNFFLGQGPWTPWQMFAWGMAGSTAGLLKIICPKIGRTGIVFFSFFWGYLFGWIMNIWSWTAFISPLNINSFFTVNIASFWFDTFHALGNAFFCLIFNNSLAKILKHFQRKLEISEIIEEA; from the coding sequence ATGCGAATAACAACCAGAGCAATATCTTTAACAATATCTGTAATGGTTATCATTGGAGCAATACTGATTTTATCCAGACAGGACTGGGGTTTGCTCTCCCTGGAGATCATTGTTATTGCCCTGTGTTTTTTTTATTGGGTTTGCGAGAAAAATTCGTTTTCAGCCAAGTATTTATCTGTTCTTGCAGCGCTAAGCTCAATAGCTGCGGTCAGCCGGATTCCTTTTGCAATAATACCGGGTGTTCAGCCGGCTACTTTTTTAGTAATTTCGACGGGATTAATTTTCGGACCACAGGCCGGTTTTTTAGTAGGCTCAACAGCGGCGGTCCTCTCGAATTTTTTTCTGGGTCAGGGTCCTTGGACACCATGGCAGATGTTCGCCTGGGGTATGGCAGGAAGCACTGCCGGTCTTCTGAAAATAATTTGCCCGAAAATTGGACGCACGGGTATTGTTTTTTTTAGCTTTTTCTGGGGATATCTATTTGGTTGGATTATGAATATTTGGTCCTGGACTGCTTTTATTTCACCGTTAAATATTAATTCATTCTTTACAGTTAATATAGCCAGCTTCTGGTTCGATACCTTTCACGCTCTGGGCAATGCTTTCTTTTGCCTGATTTTTAATAACAGCTTGGCAAAGATTTTAAAGCATTTTCAAAGGAAGCTTGAAATCAGTGAAATCATAGAAGAAGCTTAA
- the purQ gene encoding phosphoribosylformylglycinamidine synthase I, producing the protein MKPRVCILRTDGTNCDEETLYAFNKSGGESELVHINMLRNGEKKLLDYQILVIPGGFSYGDDVHSGKILAVELTSFLKEKLQEFVTAGRPVLGICNGFQVLVRTGLLPDGQVSGKIKAALIHNDSGRFECRWVKLLIEKTNCIFVKDNESKQISLQVAHGEGKFYTDPATLNDIETAGRVVFRYAGEGSLPAAGYPANPNGSLNAIAGICDSAGLVLGMMPHPERFVDQIQYPNWRRGNQLQPQGEAIFRNAVNYAREM; encoded by the coding sequence ATGAAACCAAGGGTTTGCATACTTAGAACAGACGGTACAAATTGTGATGAAGAAACTTTATACGCCTTTAATAAATCGGGCGGAGAAAGTGAACTTGTTCATATAAATATGCTCCGCAATGGAGAGAAAAAGCTGCTTGACTATCAGATTCTTGTTATTCCGGGCGGGTTTTCTTACGGTGACGATGTTCATTCCGGGAAAATTCTGGCTGTGGAATTAACCTCTTTTCTAAAAGAGAAACTGCAGGAATTTGTAACAGCAGGCAGGCCGGTACTGGGGATTTGCAATGGTTTTCAGGTGCTGGTCCGCACCGGGCTCCTGCCGGACGGGCAGGTTTCGGGAAAAATAAAGGCAGCTTTAATTCATAACGACAGCGGCCGTTTTGAGTGCCGCTGGGTAAAGCTTCTGATTGAAAAAACAAATTGTATTTTTGTTAAAGACAATGAAAGCAAGCAAATAAGCCTCCAGGTCGCCCATGGGGAAGGGAAATTCTATACAGATCCCGCCACGTTAAATGATATTGAGACTGCCGGCCGGGTAGTTTTTAGATACGCCGGCGAGGGATCTCTTCCGGCTGCCGGGTATCCCGCCAACCCCAATGGTTCGCTGAATGCTATCGCAGGTATTTGTGATTCGGCAGGGCTTGTTTTAGGCATGATGCCGCATCCGGAAAGATTTGTTGATCAAATCCAGTATCCCAACTGGCGGCGTGGAAACCAATTACAGCCTCAGGGAGAGGCTATCTTTCGAAATGCTGTAAACTACGCAAGGGAGATGTAA